The region tgtttgtagaaggggggttgaatacaaactataccgtttaatcgaatttaatgcggaataaaaagtgaaacaaaactcaagttaaataaaataattattaaacttgaaaggtgttacaacaacgatatcgtttacaagggattaatctcaaataaattattccaaatctagaataaattcgatatgaactttttctatttttgaaataaaaagatcaaatgctaaaagcaatttgagattaagttctagggattttgatccgctaggtagttacacaagaacaagagaatgatttctagtggttaagatttaacaataaatactagaaataaatgtcctgaaatattgcagttgaggataataagttctctgcttcttttctttctgTATTCTTGAGTTGGTTGAATATTCAATGTGTACATtgaatgatctgcttctgtttgttAAGTAATCAATCAATCCAATTgaattgtactagcaagacaatcatttgatctagcaagacaatcggtgagactattgaataaactggcaagactatcggcaagacagTTCTTTGagctggagagactttcggtatgacaattcttttgtactggaaagactttcggtatgacaatacCAGTTCAActgtttgtcttgctgaattaatattgaatattaattcaaaattaattctgaaaatacataatattaattcagaattaattgaccaattaattcaattaatcaataaattaatctttgcagatataatttattttcttaattaaattatatgacttaattaattaatagagaattaatactaatcttgaacagcaaccactcttctgacaatcttctgaaaatcactgaaaattatgaatcaattccaccacttctatgttgacactcgatgtactgtctggttcatgaatgactaacttccgtgacgtttcttcatgtcttgactttaatatcttgattttcttcagattaaatccctgtaattgtttgataccctgacaagatctctgacacttgattaaatccacaatcttgatttatatcactaaggcttgttcaatttcttgaactttttcCAGTGAATTATCCTCAAGTCTggagatgaacaatgtttcttaatcctttgatagatgttactttgtgagatctctctgacgatagatccactatttacttgttacattcttatttgagttgagttaaatcctcgaataaacaaataggctataacatatgtCTTTCACAAGGTATAACTGTACTCACTACTAGCAAGAGAATTAATAAAAATATTCGAAGCTACATATTTAACTAAGCTAACTAGAATGTGTCCTAGAACTCCCATATGAATGAATCAGATTTCCAAAGGACTAAGCTCTTAATTCCAAGTCCAAGGCATAGTTTATGCAAACAAGATCAAGCTCTCGCTTTTATCCCTTCCCCGTCAATAACAATATCAAAATTAATGAATAATATAAACATGTTATAATGACTACTATTTTGGTAAACCTTTATCTACGCAACCTGTAATGATGGTCATTGAGACATTAGACCAAGGCATATCGATTTCAGGACTTCGATTGTCATCACACGGATCACAGAGATGCCATGCCTGCAGATTTAGAGAGgaaataacaaaaaaaaatatgTCAGTGAAATAGGACATCAACAATTTAGACAACATTTAATCAAGATGATTTTCCAAAAGTTTATAACCTAACTATATATTGTCAAAATAGTCTCCTGTCATTTACATATCTGCAAATCAGTTTCCCAAATTTTGAGTAACAGCTTACACTGAAGACTTATGAAAATGGAGCTTTTAGAAATATAAACGACGCTACCGTTCTAAAGacatttatttaataaacttatgTCATTTATCAAGTAACACTAATTAGCCTATATTTGCTTCTGAAAGTTAGCAACAGTCTTGAGAGTAAGATGGGATTATTAAAGAGAACTGAAAAAATTAACTCTGTCATAGATCCTCAAGTTATGTCATGTCTACTACCAGTTCAATGCTTATTTTCCCGAACAGAACAGGTACCTGTAATCTAATATATTTTCTAATCAGCTTGGTATTGTGAATGAGCAATTGATCCACTAAATAAAGAATATGCAAGATAAAAGTTATTTTCCCAGAACCATTCTTTTTAATTTGAAAACATCATGTATTCAATTGATAATTAACGTCATCGAAAACTACAACAATACAAGATTTAACAATACAGACTACTTTAAAGAAAAAAATAACAGTACAAATATAACAAAGAGAGCTCTCACCATTGCAATCACAATACTTCCTCATACCTCCATCAAGTCAACAGCTACCAAAAGAAAATCCAATCATTTGGGGGCGTAGGAATTGAGAAATTAAGGAGGAAGAAGAAAAGTTTTTCAAAGTTAGATAATGATATCTTAGAAAATGAACACGTGTCTTTGTTGTTGTCGTGGTTGTCTTTTGGGTTGATTTTTGGGTTGATTGTTGACTAATTTACCTTAACTGTAAACATATAGTACATAGTAACTTCTTCCAACATCcttaaaataaattttcataatttagaatttaattatattttttatatataattttatacaAAATGATAAAACTTTTGATTTTTTAAGAACATATTAATCTAATTTTTTCTAACATacaatattttttttcttttgaaaaGATAAATTACTATTTAATATcttaatatacatatataatattataaaaattgaaaaaattgaAGTTACCAAAATGGAAAATGATGGGGATGGGTGCACTTTTTAATTTTTCCACTAATAGTAACTTTTAAGATGCCACACAactataatttttaaaataaataaattttaagtTAATTTTAGTGGTAATTATATTGCAATCGTAATTTTTCATTTCTAAAATATaagattttcataaaaaatatttaattatttttttgaaatatgAACTCCGTGTGCGTAGCACGGGTATTAAActagtttatttaataaaaattgCGTACATGgacaaaaataaatatttaagatTCAAGTAATCCTAAGTGTTCGGTTTTTACTAAACAAATCTAATAAATAGCCAAATCCCGTAATATCCATCATGGACATATCAACATTTTAACGACAATTAAGCCACACAAATAATCAAAACTAACTAATAAAATGCTTACTATTGCCTGATAAAAGcatccatataaaatctacaaTTTCCGCAACCACCTACCTCCTACTGACTTTCTTGATCTCCGGAGTCCCTCTCTCTTAAAGAAAAAGGGTAATTATACCCTAATACTAATCCTGAGATTATAATTCCCGAAACAAACATGATCTTTATATTTTATACAAGAACCAAAGTTAGTGAAGTACTACTATATTTTTCATGGTCACCCAGCAGAGTAAACTTTtttttcttgttaaacaatcagCAAAAGTATATAACAATCCAAATTAAAAGGAAAAATGGGTAAACAAAAGGCTCAATACATGCATATACTAATCATAGTATTCTAAAATGAAAGTAATTAGGACAACAAGAACAATTAACATAAGTGATTACAAGAAATGGAGTTTGGCATTACAGTTTAATAACAGGGCCTAAGATAATTCATCAACGACAATTAAGAAACAAGAATACAAAATACTTGCAAAGTCCATACCTCACAAAACCACTTCTCCACACTCATACCAAACTACTAAGATCCTTATTAAGACCTAAAGTTTCAAGAATAATGTTGATTTTCATGAATATTCAAAGGAGGTAAAGAGAGTTAAAAGAATAGTGGAACTCTGATTTTATTTCATTCTAGATAGATTGCTCGATACACTACATCATACTCGGATTATAAAGTAAGACTGAACTCGTAACATATTCGTTACTAACTCAGCTGATGTGGCAAGATCAGTGACAGCAATCTATCTAGAATACTGCACCTCAAGCAGATAGTTCAGTGCAGTGATGAGGAACTGAACGAGTTCGCTTGAAACACAAACATGAACTGCTAAATAAAAATACAAAACTTTTAAGGGAAAAAGGTTAAAAACAATCAAATATCAGGGTTACAGAAATCTGTTTTGAACATCTCCGCCAGCATGTCACTCTACTCACTGTTGCAGAGATGATTTAGATCACTAAAAAGAATTGAATTTTGTAGCACCATACATTCCTCTTTTCTAACAATAACAAGTACCAAATGAAACAAGTCAGCACCTCTTAGTGGGTTTTTGACAAAAAATTCATTTTGCAAATTCTCGACAGCAAACACATCAGCAACGAAAAAGCATTCAGAACCACTAAACAATTGCAGAATTACGTAGCTATTATCATTAAAACTCCAAACATACACAATCTCACATAATGCATCCATTGGACAAAACGTTCACCACAAAACAACATGTACGCTAACTACAATTTTCTCTCATTTTCAAAGGATTCACCAAAACAAAATGCATCGTACTTGGTATTTCCTAGAAACATTTTTTAACACTTTTCGTGCTTCAGTTATACTTGTTCTTCACAGATCCAAAGGTTAAACACCTCAATAGAACATACTTTCTGACAAGCATTTTGACAAACACGTGCTGTGACAAGAATTTGGCCCAAATTCTTGCTGAACAATTTCAACACCTGAAGTGCTCTCATGAAACCACACAATTACATTATTTGTGACAAAATATCTTcaccaaaaataaaaaataaaactgAAGAATACGGTTTCTAATACACAAGGCTCTATTCTCGATGATTTCTACACATTAGGTTCCATAACTCAACACAGTTGAGCCATAAAAGTTCCCAAACCAATCTTAGTGCAATTTCAGGAAAATCTTAGTATATTTTTTCTGTGAGACGAAGAACCCAGCTGATGAACTGCTTATTTCCAGGCCTAGAAAATAACGAACGTTGCCCAGGTCTTTCATCTTGAAGGTGTTGAACAACATTGTTTTGAGGTGATCAATTTTCTTCCTGTCATTCTCAGCCAGTAACAGGTCATCAACATACACAAGCACCAAAGTTATCGTTGATGATTCAGTGAGGGTGAAAAGGGTATTATCAGATAAAGATTGCTGAAACTTGAGATCTTTCAAAGTGCTTGAAAGTTTACTAAACCAGTTTCTTGGTGCCTGGCGAAGCCCATACAGTGATTTTTTTAACTTACACACTAGCTTGGCCGTTGTACCACTAAACTCCCCATGATTTAGCACAATTCTGCTGCCATAGTGACTATAGCCTTGAGGTATTTTCATGTACACGATTTCATAGAGTTCTCCATGGAGGAATGCGTTTGTGACGTCCATCTGCATCACATCCCAATTCTGCAGTGCTGCAACAGCCAACAATGCCCTTATAGTTGTCATTTTCGCGACTGGAGAAAAGATGTGCTCGTAATCAACTCCATAAGTTTGCCTGTACCCCAATATAACAAGTCTTGATTTGTAACTCTCAATGGTTCCATCAGATTTAAACTTGGTCTTGTAGAGGAACTTACTTCCAATTGCCTTTTTGGTTGGTGGAAGTGGCATTATCTCCCGTGTATCATTGTTTTCCAATGCTTCCAACTCAAGGTTCATGGCATTTACCCAGTTGATATATGTGATAGCTTGACTGAACTTGATAGGATCTGTGTGAGTTGTAATAGTGGACAGAAAGGATCCAAAGTTTGGCTCCACTATTTGAGGAGTCACAACAGCTGCGTTGGCAGATGGTTGTGGGAAGGGTTTGGAGACATATGATTCCATCCATGTAGGAGGTTTATGAAGTCTTACAGATCTTTAAGGTGGTGGTGGAGTTGTGGTTTGGATTCGATCATCTGAAGCAGAGCTGGTTTCATTACTAGTTGTTACAGATGGATAAAAAGAGAGTTCAGTTGTGGTGTGAGATGAATCAAGTCCTATATAGAGATGTATATATGATTATATGTTGATATTACCTTGTGATTCTTCAAAACAGAGTGTATATCTTGTGATACCCACAATCTACTATATTTTCCAGGCTCATCAGGAGAGTTGTTACGTGCGATCTCCCTACCCATATCCCGAAGCAGATCATGCATCCCTAGCTCATGTCTATCATTGACTGTAACCAAGCTTCTTTTCCTTAAAATATCAATTTTATGATTGATAAACGTGTAACAAGTTTCCAGTATTTTAGCAACCTCTTCTTTCTTCCATCCAATGTAGAAACAAGCAATATCTAGGAAAATATCTTGCAGATTAGGGTCAACAAATTTCAATGCATCAAAACTGATCATAAGATTTTCCTCGACATCGTTAATGGGTGTTTTCTTCAATTTGTCAATGAACCATTTCCATCCATCCTCGGATTCGTTACGCAAGGTCGAGCCAAAAACCTGAAGAGCTAATGGAAGCCCTCCAGCATGTTTTAGGACTTCTTTGGACAATTCAGTAAATGTGTCCAGATTTTTATCTTCTCCGAATGCATGTTGGGTGAAAAGTCGGAGCGACTCATCTTTATCCATTTGATTTACCTTGTATTTTGCTTTTACTTCGATTTTATCCAAGAGATCTTCGTTTCTCGTTGTTATTATGACCATGCTCCCCAAAACAAATGATCCTTCTAAATATTTTAGTGCTTTTGGGTCATCTACATCATCAATAACAACAAGGACTTTGGTTGAACAAATTCTAGCCCTTATCACCTCAATTCCTTGGTCAACAGTGTTAATAATAATGTCCTTGCGCTTGAGAACATTTTCAAGAAGTTGCTGTTGTAAACATACTAGGCCTTTAGTTTTTGAAAGCTCCCTAACATTTGCTAGGAAGCAGGCTCCTGGAAAGTGGCGATAGTTTTGGTTATACACAGCTTTGGCAAGAGTTGTTTTACCAACTCCTCCCATGCCATGTATACCAATCCTAATCACACCTTTTGTGTCACTGTTAAACAATGTTGTTACACCTTTAACCCGAGAACCCAACCCAACTGGATATGTGGCAACATGCAAAGTTTTGGGATTTATTTTGAGTAAAATAGTACCAACAACATCATCGATGATATTAGCTTCAGACCTGCAACGAAATCATCTAAACTGAATTTTTTCTGTTGCCTGAATGATGATATATACACATGAGTTACGCTGTAACACTAAATTTATAGTAGGACAACTGTACAATATAATATATGCACGTGTCATTTGCAATTATTGAGAAAACGTTATTGTCGCCAACAATCTTGACATAATAACAAATTATATTGTAGCCATGTGTCATTTGCGGTTTTTGAGAAAACGTTAGTCGCCAACAATTTTGACATATTAACTAATGACAGCGTACAAATATAAGTTATGAAAATCTTGATGTAAATAATGTTTGACATACTAGTTAAAATGCGTTGTACAATTAAAGTTTTTTTATAAATTAGACTAATTTGTGGGTCATGAAAAAAGCCTGACCTAAAGTGCTTAACAAAAATCTCATTTTAACAACGAAAGAGAGTAAACATTTTCTTATACCTGTTTTCGGATACATGGTATCCAGAAAAGTCTGCAACTTTCTTCAGTGTAAGGCGCCAATTGGTCAGTTTCTCCACATCATAACGAGTTTGATGTTTATCAAAAGCTTCTTTAAAACTCTCAATTTGGTGTCTAACAACATATGGATCAACGTGGTAAAACACTGGAATAACCAATCTTTCCAACCGTTTGTGACAGCGAAGGATCTCTTCTAGCTCTTCAAGGCACCACGATGAAGAAGCATAGTTTTCCGAGAGCACAACAATGTAAGTCTTGGATTCCTGAATAGCTTGAGGCAATGCGCGTGAGATTACTTCTCCACAGAGTAGCTCAGGGTCATCCTTAAACGTTTTAATGCCATTGCGGCACAAGTCTTTGTAAAGATGACTTGTAAACGTATTTCGTGTATCTAAACCTCTGAAACTCAAGAAAACATCCCATGAAGTTGAAGATGATGGGATTTGATTATAACTTGTAGAAGCTGCCATTATTTCAAATGTAAAAATATGAAACAAGTTCTACTGGTAAGGTGAATAATAGAAGATGATCAAGAAAACAATCACACCATAAAATTAAGTTAAATTAAATCAAAATTGGTTATACCTACTACACAAGGGGAATAATAGTCTATGCATACACATGAACAAGCAAGTCGGTCAGATTAAATTAAATTAAGTTGAGCAACCACGTCTTTGTTTATGGATATTTCAGGGGAAAAA is a window of Apium graveolens cultivar Ventura chromosome 11, ASM990537v1, whole genome shotgun sequence DNA encoding:
- the LOC141696966 gene encoding TMV resistance protein N-like, whose protein sequence is MAASTSYNQIPSSSTSWDVFLSFRGLDTRNTFTSHLYKDLCRNGIKTFKDDPELLCGEVISRALPQAIQESKTYIVVLSENYASSSWCLEELEEILRCHKRLERLVIPVFYHVDPYVVRHQIESFKEAFDKHQTRYDVEKLTNWRLTLKKVADFSGYHVSENRSEANIIDDVVGTILLKINPKTLHVATYPVGLGSRVKGVTTLFNSDTKGVIRIGIHGMGGVGKTTLAKAVYNQNYRHFPGACFLANVRELSKTKGLVCLQQQLLENVLKRKDIIINTVDQGIEVIRARICSTKVLVVIDDVDDPKALKYLEGSFVLGSMVIITTRNEDLLDKIEVKAKYKVNQMDKDESLRLFTQHAFGEDKNLDTFTELSKEVLKHAGGLPLALQVFGSTLRNESEDGWKWFIDKLKKTPINDVEENLMISFDALKFVDPNLQDIFLDIACFYIGWKKEEVAKILETCYTFINHKIDILRKRSLVTVNDRHELGMHDLLRDMGREIARNNSPDEPGKYSRLWVSQDIHSVLKNHKVISTYNHIYISI